The following are encoded in a window of Citrobacter freundii genomic DNA:
- the phnP gene encoding phosphonate metabolism protein PhnP, producing MSLTITLSGTGGAQLVPVFGCDCRACQRARLQSQYRRRPCSGVVKFNHAVTLLDAGIPHLMDDWPAGSFRQFLLTHYHMDHVQGLFPLRWGVGKTIPVYGPPDEQGCDDLFKHPGILDFSHTVEPFVVFNLQGLQVTPLPLNHSKLTFGYLLETAYSRVAWLSDTAGLPDKTLTFLGNNQPQAMIIDCSHAPRTQPPRNHCDVNTVIALNDVIRCPRVILTHISHQFDEWLMHNPLPTGIEAGYDGMEIVLD from the coding sequence ATGAGCTTAACGATCACTTTAAGCGGCACCGGCGGCGCGCAGCTGGTGCCGGTTTTTGGCTGCGACTGCCGCGCCTGCCAGCGGGCGCGTTTACAGTCGCAATATCGCCGCCGCCCCTGCAGCGGCGTGGTCAAATTCAACCATGCCGTGACGCTGCTCGACGCGGGGATCCCGCATCTGATGGACGACTGGCCCGCCGGCAGCTTCCGCCAGTTTCTGCTCACCCACTACCATATGGATCATGTGCAGGGGCTGTTTCCGCTGCGCTGGGGCGTGGGGAAAACGATCCCGGTATATGGGCCGCCGGATGAACAGGGCTGCGACGATCTGTTTAAGCATCCCGGCATTCTCGACTTCAGCCACACCGTCGAACCGTTTGTGGTGTTTAATTTGCAGGGGTTGCAGGTGACACCGCTGCCGCTCAACCACTCAAAGCTGACGTTTGGCTATCTGCTGGAAACCGCGTACAGCCGCGTGGCGTGGCTCTCTGATACCGCCGGGCTGCCCGACAAAACGCTGACGTTTCTGGGCAACAATCAGCCGCAGGCGATGATCATCGACTGTAGCCATGCCCCGCGCACGCAACCGCCGCGCAACCACTGCGATGTAAATACCGTGATTGCGCTCAATGACGTTATCCGCTGCCCACGGGTGATTCTGACCCACATCAGCCATCAGTTCGACGAGTGGCTAATGCATAATCCGCTACCAACAGGCATCGAAGCCGGGTATGACGGCATGGAGATTGTGCTGGATTAA